The following are encoded together in the Capsulimonas corticalis genome:
- a CDS encoding ATP-dependent DNA ligase — MMTTTAPTIHTSSRLFYRDGSSDKEYHAAINEADGGYTVTFAYGRRGSALSAGTKTNAPVTLEKARQIYDKLIAEKTSKGYTPDGSGALFAMTDSAERVSGLVPQLLNSIEEAHARKHIEDDAWCLQEKFDGKRIMSAVTSGAVTGSNRKGLCVSMPQEISDALAALSDCVLDGELLGDKYVVFDLLSLGGDDLRSRPYRERFEALSAAVENADRVVVAETAWDATGKQAMYDAIAARAGEGVVFKKADGVSVAGRPASGGSQVKCKFYATCTCEVAAVNDQRSVRLRLFDEGGEAVPVGNVTIPVNKTVPAAGALVEIRYLYAYKGGSLYQPAYLGERDDLSPSDCALSQLKYKAEGYQPENMEG; from the coding sequence ATGATGACAACCACCGCCCCGACCATCCATACCAGCTCTCGCCTCTTTTACCGTGACGGATCCTCCGACAAAGAGTATCACGCGGCGATCAACGAAGCCGACGGCGGCTACACCGTCACATTCGCCTACGGCCGTCGCGGCAGCGCGCTGTCGGCGGGAACGAAGACGAACGCGCCGGTGACGCTCGAAAAGGCCCGGCAAATCTATGATAAATTGATCGCAGAGAAGACGTCGAAGGGCTATACGCCGGATGGATCGGGCGCTTTGTTCGCCATGACCGACAGCGCGGAGCGCGTCTCCGGTCTGGTTCCACAGCTGCTGAACTCGATCGAGGAGGCTCATGCGCGGAAACATATCGAGGATGACGCCTGGTGCCTTCAGGAAAAGTTCGACGGCAAGCGCATCATGTCGGCCGTGACGAGCGGCGCGGTGACGGGATCGAACCGTAAGGGCCTGTGCGTCTCCATGCCGCAGGAGATCAGCGACGCCCTGGCCGCTCTTTCGGACTGTGTTCTGGATGGCGAGCTGCTCGGAGACAAATACGTCGTTTTCGATCTGCTGTCTCTGGGAGGCGACGATCTGCGCTCCCGCCCCTACCGAGAGCGTTTTGAAGCCCTGAGCGCGGCCGTGGAAAACGCGGACCGGGTGGTCGTGGCGGAAACGGCGTGGGACGCCACGGGGAAGCAGGCGATGTACGACGCCATCGCGGCGCGCGCCGGCGAGGGCGTAGTGTTCAAAAAGGCGGACGGCGTGAGCGTCGCCGGCCGGCCGGCGTCGGGCGGCTCACAGGTGAAGTGCAAATTTTACGCCACCTGCACCTGCGAGGTCGCGGCGGTGAACGATCAGCGCAGTGTGCGTCTGCGTCTCTTTGACGAAGGCGGCGAAGCCGTTCCGGTCGGCAATGTCACCATTCCCGTCAACAAAACCGTTCCCGCCGCCGGCGCGCTTGTGGAGATTCGGTACCTCTACGCCTACAAAGGCGGCTCCTTGTATCAGCCCGCATATCTGGGCGAGCGCGACGATCTTTCTCCCTCGGACTGCGCGCTCTCACAACTAAAATACAAAGCCGAAGGATATCAGCCCGAAAATATGGAAGGATAG
- a CDS encoding SpoIIE family protein phosphatase encodes MTLGPNFSSTEPKTEIAESAPWRRDLIRYAGVVTSIIIAALVRLPLHHVLGPAAPFVTFFPAVVYSAWVLGATGGLFAMSLALAIVTMVILPATHADLNDPTNQRSLILFVAVSAAVSAMGHTQQRARRLTEQSEALKSTILQVAMDGIITIDKAGRIHEFNPAAEKMFGYSRNEVLGKQIGETLVPPTRRVQGRHGFEHYSAPEGESVLGRRTEAIAMRRTGEEFPIELVVMPLSGSWGHVAYLSDITDRKKAEAEAEAALRRESMLNRVSEAIRQTTDPWQVQDVALEMLAEALGVDRCLSIVLDRKRDYVSFVAEWRRPDLPDLRGEYSLSSFDVQLDEIFPASAPLTCADVRSGQFSEKSADLLTNMGIRALLDVPMSSDGEVVGVLGVYMADAPRVWSIEEIRFVEAVAAQLRSTAEAARLLADTQSSAERETLINRIGVAIRAANDPNSIQEVAVTQLGEALGADRCYFGVYDFANSMVTVTNEWRRKDLEPIAGVHPYSNTREMFQELYKDGPTSVEPDTQKSGLSAQTRANIEELRLRSRVSVALYDSENSMGTLTAAMSDAPRDWTPDEVQLIETVATQMRSAVEMARVQQREHLIAEQLQAALQPKPPSSVSGLDIRLHYKPALDEAGVGGDFYDVFSSSPGVTFLVVGDLSGKGLAAASQVATVRNMLRFALYNEDDLGAAVTSVGRTLSQNDLLTGFATLFVGRWDSETHRLSYVNCGQEPGLVRRASGEVLELSPTGPVLAMHDDAVYDERDVQLMAGDVLAVFTDGLTEVGPTRANMLGVAGVSALLQETSLSGDSEALVRSLIDEVNAYARGGVRDDQCLLVGAIEV; translated from the coding sequence ATGACTCTTGGTCCAAATTTTTCCTCGACAGAGCCAAAAACCGAGATAGCGGAGTCCGCCCCCTGGCGGCGCGACCTTATTCGATACGCCGGTGTTGTCACCAGCATCATCATCGCCGCCCTGGTGCGTCTGCCGCTGCATCATGTGCTCGGCCCCGCCGCGCCCTTCGTGACGTTTTTTCCGGCCGTCGTCTATAGCGCCTGGGTTCTGGGCGCCACCGGCGGCCTCTTCGCGATGTCGCTGGCGCTGGCGATCGTCACGATGGTCATCCTCCCCGCGACACACGCGGATCTCAACGATCCGACAAACCAGCGATCGCTGATCTTATTCGTCGCGGTGAGCGCCGCCGTGTCCGCCATGGGGCATACGCAGCAGCGCGCCCGTCGGCTGACGGAACAAAGCGAGGCGCTGAAGTCAACCATCCTCCAGGTGGCGATGGATGGCATTATCACGATCGACAAGGCCGGCCGGATCCATGAGTTCAATCCGGCGGCGGAAAAAATGTTCGGTTATTCGCGCAATGAGGTGCTGGGAAAACAGATCGGCGAAACACTCGTTCCTCCCACGCGCCGAGTTCAGGGGCGTCACGGCTTCGAACACTACTCGGCGCCGGAGGGCGAATCCGTTCTTGGCCGGCGAACCGAAGCCATCGCGATGCGCCGCACCGGGGAAGAGTTCCCCATCGAACTGGTCGTCATGCCGCTTTCGGGTTCGTGGGGCCATGTCGCCTATCTTTCCGACATCACCGACCGCAAAAAGGCCGAGGCCGAGGCGGAGGCGGCTCTGCGGCGCGAATCCATGCTGAACCGGGTCAGCGAAGCGATCCGCCAGACCACGGATCCCTGGCAGGTTCAAGATGTGGCGCTGGAAATGCTCGCGGAGGCGCTGGGCGTCGACCGCTGCCTGTCCATCGTCCTCGACCGCAAACGCGACTATGTGAGCTTCGTCGCCGAATGGCGCCGCCCGGACCTGCCCGATCTGCGCGGCGAATACTCGCTCTCCTCCTTCGATGTCCAGTTGGATGAAATCTTCCCGGCGTCCGCCCCGCTGACATGCGCGGATGTGCGCTCCGGCCAGTTTTCCGAAAAGTCCGCCGATCTGCTCACCAACATGGGCATCCGCGCGCTGCTCGATGTGCCGATGTCCAGCGACGGGGAAGTGGTGGGCGTTCTGGGCGTTTACATGGCCGACGCGCCGCGCGTATGGAGCATCGAGGAGATCCGGTTTGTCGAAGCTGTCGCCGCCCAGCTGCGCTCCACGGCGGAGGCGGCCCGCCTGCTGGCCGACACGCAGTCGAGCGCCGAGCGAGAGACTTTGATCAACCGGATCGGCGTCGCCATCCGCGCCGCGAACGATCCCAACTCCATCCAGGAAGTCGCCGTGACCCAGCTCGGCGAAGCCCTCGGCGCCGACCGATGCTATTTCGGGGTCTACGATTTCGCGAACAGCATGGTGACCGTCACCAACGAGTGGCGACGGAAGGACCTGGAGCCGATCGCCGGCGTCCATCCCTATTCCAACACGCGAGAGATGTTCCAGGAGCTCTACAAAGACGGCCCGACATCTGTGGAGCCCGATACGCAAAAGTCCGGGCTGTCCGCCCAGACCCGCGCCAATATCGAGGAGCTGCGCCTGCGCTCACGTGTTTCGGTGGCGCTGTACGACAGCGAAAACTCCATGGGAACGCTGACCGCCGCGATGTCCGACGCTCCGCGCGACTGGACTCCGGACGAAGTGCAGCTGATCGAAACGGTCGCCACGCAAATGCGGTCCGCCGTGGAGATGGCGCGGGTGCAGCAGCGCGAGCACTTGATCGCCGAACAGCTCCAGGCGGCGCTCCAGCCGAAGCCGCCAAGCAGCGTGTCCGGCCTGGATATCCGGCTGCATTACAAGCCCGCGCTGGACGAAGCGGGCGTCGGCGGCGATTTCTACGATGTCTTCTCCTCGTCGCCCGGGGTAACGTTCCTGGTGGTCGGCGATCTCAGCGGCAAGGGACTGGCGGCGGCGTCGCAAGTGGCGACCGTGCGCAACATGCTCCGGTTTGCGCTTTACAACGAGGACGATCTGGGCGCGGCCGTCACGAGCGTCGGCCGGACGCTCTCGCAAAACGATCTGCTGACGGGATTCGCCACGCTGTTCGTCGGGCGCTGGGACTCAGAGACGCACCGGCTGTCGTATGTCAACTGCGGGCAGGAGCCGGGGCTGGTCCGGCGCGCCTCGGGGGAAGTGCTCGAACTGTCTCCGACCGGGCCAGTGCTGGCGATGCATGACGACGCCGTGTACGACGAGCGCGACGTGCAGCTCATGGCGGGAGATGTTCTGGCGGTGTTTACGGATGGTTTGACCGAAGTGGGGCCGACGCGCGCGAACATGCTCGGCGTCGCCGGCGTCAGCGCGCTGCTCCAGGAAACGAGCCTTTCGGGCGACTCCGAAGCGCTGGTGCGCAGCCTCATCGATGAGGTGAACGCCTATGCGCGCGGCGGCGTCCGCGACGACCAATGTTTATTAGTAGGAGCGATCGAAGTATGA
- a CDS encoding ATP-binding protein has protein sequence MTFDRSAQPAYNAGPGLPQRLLPWIMPVFVLVVAYCLLGLSLTEQLSHAEIMKRCVLVDPNRARIWSVGNVEIGLAYFGVFFGMVFYFLRMYSRSRQHLWDLALALVYLVGSFALDYFCVQTFHPFMALLVGDAAVMTFTVMVSRQTWFQRLLGVFVPIIFLTCAVGHFLEGLSYWQLTYNVNTPWTMVTADVGFAVLVNASRFPAFIRGEDVVAELAIVKTRAEELQIEIDARKEAEEARAKSEKLRLAAEARMRTFLSDVLASVTEGKLRLIDDASGLPPKLPAACDPILLTISSDMRVLRDAAKQAALARGFSDLRWQNLVTGVSEAAMNAIVHAGGGESHVCADPDKTVQIWITDTGKGIAVDNLPRATLERGWTTAGSLGHGFWLMLQTIDRVYLLTGPSGTTLVLEQDSVAPLPAWATDDLRV, from the coding sequence ATGACCTTTGACCGTTCGGCTCAGCCTGCGTACAACGCAGGGCCAGGTTTACCACAGCGGCTTCTTCCCTGGATCATGCCTGTTTTTGTGCTGGTCGTCGCCTACTGCCTGCTTGGCCTGTCACTCACGGAGCAGCTGTCGCATGCCGAGATTATGAAGCGCTGCGTGCTGGTGGATCCCAACCGCGCCCGGATCTGGAGCGTCGGCAATGTCGAGATCGGCCTGGCCTACTTTGGCGTCTTCTTCGGGATGGTGTTTTATTTCCTGAGGATGTACTCACGCAGCCGCCAGCACCTCTGGGATCTGGCGCTGGCGCTCGTGTACCTGGTGGGATCGTTCGCGCTGGATTATTTCTGCGTTCAAACGTTCCACCCGTTTATGGCGCTGCTGGTGGGCGACGCCGCCGTGATGACGTTCACCGTGATGGTGTCGCGTCAGACATGGTTTCAGCGTCTGCTCGGCGTGTTCGTGCCGATCATCTTTCTGACCTGCGCCGTCGGGCACTTCCTCGAAGGGCTCTCCTACTGGCAGTTGACCTACAATGTCAACACGCCCTGGACGATGGTGACCGCCGACGTCGGCTTCGCGGTCCTGGTGAACGCCAGCCGGTTCCCCGCCTTTATTCGCGGCGAGGATGTTGTCGCGGAGCTGGCGATCGTCAAAACTCGCGCGGAGGAGCTTCAGATTGAGATCGATGCTCGGAAGGAGGCCGAGGAAGCGCGCGCCAAATCCGAGAAGCTGCGCTTAGCCGCCGAAGCCCGGATGCGCACGTTCCTCTCCGATGTCCTCGCGAGCGTCACCGAAGGCAAGCTGCGCCTGATCGACGACGCCTCGGGACTGCCGCCCAAGCTTCCCGCCGCCTGCGATCCGATCCTGCTGACTATCTCCAGTGACATGCGCGTCCTGCGCGACGCCGCCAAGCAAGCGGCGCTGGCGCGGGGCTTCAGCGACCTGCGCTGGCAAAATCTCGTGACCGGCGTCTCCGAAGCCGCCATGAACGCCATCGTCCACGCCGGCGGCGGCGAATCGCATGTCTGCGCCGACCCCGATAAGACCGTCCAGATCTGGATCACGGACACCGGCAAAGGAATCGCCGTGGACAACCTGCCCCGCGCCACCCTAGAGCGCGGCTGGACCACCGCCGGCAGCCTCGGCCACGGCTTCTGGCTGATGCTGCAAACCATCGACCGCGTCTATCTTCTCACCGGCCCCAGCGGAACCACCCTCGTGCTGGAGCAGGACAGCGTCGCCCCCCTGCCCGCGTGGGCGACGGACGATTTGCGAGTCTGA
- a CDS encoding sensor domain-containing diguanylate cyclase/phosphohydrolase: MKAALPNNEGARIAALYSYGILDTPSDPRYDDITRLAAFICGADIAVISFVDTQRLWPKSVFGGVASEQSREATLCSHAILGTDLMIIPDTTLDARFADNPFVTKDPSVRFYAAAPLITSTGYALGALCVIGFAPKQLSEDQASALRMLSHQITDLLELRRRVAEQEQLVSERQGAEDSLRQERQRFRSFAESLGAGLLLTDLDDVIQYANPRMAEITGYEISEIMGRRALDLFLSPEDRETMRGNNRERSSGASGRYEIEIVRKDGERRWVEVDVVPYRDEKQQIVGTLATNTDISARKALERDRDLALKDAEERADRDPLTNLLNHRTFYKRLDEEANRAQRDGSTLAVVMMDIDNFKFFNDTYGHATGDDVLRHVATRLQALCRQYDCVARFGGDEFALLLPRVGTNTAGEIEARLRAGLENITHLLPNRQAAVPITVSLGASLLPHNAADRRGVVRQADERLRRVKTGGAIEAEADQVRASMTGRVDGFSMLDALVTAVDNKDRYTRKHSEDVMWYSLMIAEELGLEEKTRHTVAVSALLHDVGKIGIPDAVLRKPGKLTPEEYETVKQHPMMGAIMVGAIAGLEDTLDAVRHHHERWDGDGYPFGLRGAETPLIARLMAVADALSAMTTDRPYRKGMERDRALEILRNGKGTQWDPACVDALLRRMAASASAMDDAVAA, translated from the coding sequence ATGAAGGCCGCACTACCCAACAACGAAGGAGCAAGAATCGCCGCGCTTTACTCCTACGGAATCCTGGATACTCCCTCAGACCCTCGTTATGACGATATTACGCGCCTCGCCGCTTTCATTTGCGGCGCGGATATCGCAGTCATCTCCTTTGTCGATACCCAGCGCCTCTGGCCGAAATCCGTCTTTGGCGGCGTCGCCAGCGAGCAGTCGCGCGAGGCTACCCTTTGCTCGCACGCGATCCTCGGGACGGATCTGATGATCATCCCCGACACCACGCTGGATGCGCGCTTTGCCGATAACCCGTTCGTCACGAAAGACCCCAGCGTACGGTTTTACGCGGCTGCGCCCCTGATCACGTCCACCGGTTACGCGCTCGGCGCGCTGTGCGTCATTGGCTTTGCGCCAAAACAGCTCTCCGAGGACCAGGCGTCGGCGCTGCGCATGCTGTCCCATCAGATCACGGACCTGCTGGAGCTGCGCCGGCGCGTCGCCGAGCAGGAACAGCTGGTCAGCGAGCGGCAGGGCGCCGAAGACTCGCTGCGCCAGGAACGTCAGCGCTTTCGCTCGTTCGCGGAAAGTCTGGGCGCGGGCCTGCTGCTCACCGATCTCGACGACGTGATCCAATACGCGAATCCGCGAATGGCCGAGATTACGGGATACGAAATCTCGGAGATTATGGGGCGGCGGGCGCTGGATCTCTTTTTGTCTCCAGAAGACCGGGAAACGATGCGCGGCAATAACCGCGAGCGATCGAGCGGCGCGTCAGGACGGTATGAAATCGAGATCGTGCGCAAAGATGGGGAGCGCCGCTGGGTAGAGGTCGACGTCGTTCCGTACCGCGATGAGAAGCAGCAGATCGTGGGCACGCTCGCCACGAATACGGATATCAGCGCGCGCAAGGCGCTGGAGCGGGACCGAGACCTCGCCCTCAAAGACGCCGAGGAGCGCGCGGACCGCGATCCGCTCACCAATCTGCTGAACCACCGGACATTTTACAAGCGTTTGGACGAAGAGGCGAACCGCGCCCAGCGCGACGGCTCCACCCTCGCCGTCGTGATGATGGACATCGACAACTTCAAGTTCTTCAACGACACTTACGGCCACGCGACCGGCGACGACGTGCTGCGCCATGTCGCCACTCGCCTCCAGGCTCTTTGCCGCCAATACGACTGCGTGGCGCGCTTTGGCGGCGACGAGTTCGCTCTGCTGCTGCCGCGCGTCGGGACGAACACCGCCGGAGAGATCGAAGCGCGCCTTCGCGCGGGGCTGGAGAATATCACGCACCTTCTGCCGAACCGCCAGGCCGCCGTCCCGATCACCGTCTCGCTCGGCGCCTCGCTGCTGCCCCATAATGCGGCCGACCGGCGCGGCGTCGTGCGTCAGGCCGACGAGCGCCTGCGCCGGGTCAAGACCGGCGGCGCCATCGAAGCCGAAGCCGACCAGGTCCGCGCCTCCATGACGGGACGAGTCGACGGCTTCTCCATGCTGGACGCGCTCGTCACCGCCGTGGACAATAAAGACCGCTATACGCGCAAGCACTCCGAAGATGTGATGTGGTACAGCCTGATGATCGCCGAAGAACTGGGATTGGAGGAAAAGACGCGCCACACCGTCGCGGTCTCCGCGCTGCTGCACGATGTCGGCAAGATCGGCATCCCGGACGCCGTCCTGCGCAAGCCGGGCAAGCTGACGCCGGAAGAGTATGAGACGGTCAAGCAGCATCCCATGATGGGCGCCATCATGGTCGGCGCGATCGCGGGCCTCGAAGACACCCTCGACGCCGTGCGCCATCACCACGAACGCTGGGACGGCGACGGCTACCCCTTCGGCCTGCGCGGCGCCGAAACCCCGCTCATCGCCCGCCTCATGGCCGTCGCCGACGCCCTCTCCGCCATGACCACCGACCGCCCCTACCGCAAAGGCATGGAGCGCGACAGAGCCCTCGAAATTCTCAGGAATGGAAAAGGAACCCAGTGGGACCCCGCCTGCGTCGACGCCCTCCTGCGGCGGATGGCGGCGTCTGCATCGGCAATGGACGATGCTGTGGCTGCTTAG
- a CDS encoding DUF4118 domain-containing protein — translation MSLLSTDHRRAANGSERGHGLRAAASVTRSYLWPVLSVAAATGCFSLLRPYVDKGQASLLYLPIVLACAVRFGFGPAILGALLSFLCWDLFFLPPFYTLAVDDPKDWLSLAIFLLAAVVTARLAAQARAQTQEARTRESEIETLFEASETVSRVIRADRVLAALADQLQTLCGATRCLVFRRLGPGVALQLAPDGANEVPIDAQTLGRIASLAEAACANDRVIGLGASQHLWAKAVTDTDASLGGDGARIGVYIPLHAADALVGVLHVGPRGDSRPYSALEERLILTLANHAAVVIARDRLTQQAAEATALREADTLKDALVSLVSHELRTPLAAIKASVSGLLQPGAVWDPDARQEALVAIDGEADRLSGVVNNLLDLSRLEAGAWLPRKDWCDLAEVAGTALDRLPPAEASRVALETQDNLPLVQADYTQIALVLTNLMENAIKYTPSGSPIQVTMRAENDRTNSGQDGVLVTVRDFGHGFALGDEERLFDRFYRGAKHQGGAVHGTGLGLALCQAVIRAHGGRIWAANAPPGEPDGAIFSFFLPKG, via the coding sequence GTGTCATTACTTTCGACGGATCATCGCCGCGCCGCAAACGGATCGGAGCGCGGACACGGCTTGCGCGCGGCGGCGTCCGTGACGCGGTCTTATTTATGGCCGGTCCTGAGCGTCGCGGCGGCGACGGGTTGTTTTTCCCTGCTTCGCCCCTATGTGGACAAAGGCCAGGCGTCCCTTCTCTATCTGCCGATCGTTCTGGCCTGCGCCGTTCGATTTGGCTTTGGGCCGGCGATTTTGGGCGCGCTGCTCAGTTTCCTCTGCTGGGATCTCTTCTTTCTGCCGCCCTTTTACACGCTTGCCGTGGACGATCCCAAGGACTGGCTCTCGCTTGCGATCTTCCTCCTCGCCGCCGTGGTGACGGCGCGCCTGGCGGCGCAGGCGCGCGCGCAGACGCAGGAAGCGCGCACGCGGGAAAGTGAGATCGAAACACTCTTTGAAGCGAGCGAGACGGTGAGCCGCGTGATCCGCGCCGACCGGGTTCTGGCCGCTCTCGCGGACCAGCTTCAAACGCTCTGCGGCGCGACCCGCTGCCTGGTCTTCCGCCGCCTGGGACCAGGCGTGGCGCTCCAGCTGGCTCCAGACGGCGCCAACGAGGTTCCTATCGACGCGCAGACGCTCGGGCGGATCGCCAGTCTGGCTGAAGCCGCCTGCGCCAACGACCGGGTGATCGGCCTCGGCGCGAGCCAGCATCTCTGGGCAAAAGCGGTCACGGACACGGACGCCTCGCTCGGCGGCGACGGCGCCCGAATCGGCGTCTACATTCCGCTCCACGCCGCCGACGCGCTGGTGGGAGTCCTGCACGTCGGGCCGCGCGGCGACAGCCGCCCTTACTCCGCGCTGGAGGAGCGGCTGATCCTGACGCTGGCGAACCACGCCGCCGTCGTGATCGCCCGTGACCGGCTCACTCAGCAGGCGGCGGAGGCCACGGCGCTGCGCGAGGCCGACACGCTCAAGGACGCCTTGGTGTCCCTGGTGTCGCACGAGCTGCGAACGCCGCTCGCCGCCATCAAAGCCTCGGTCAGCGGGCTGCTGCAGCCGGGCGCCGTGTGGGACCCGGACGCTCGCCAGGAAGCCCTCGTCGCCATCGACGGCGAGGCCGACCGGTTGAGCGGCGTCGTCAACAATCTGCTGGATCTGTCGCGGCTGGAGGCGGGCGCCTGGCTGCCCCGCAAAGACTGGTGCGACCTCGCCGAAGTCGCCGGCACCGCGCTGGACCGCCTGCCGCCGGCCGAAGCCTCCCGCGTTGCCTTGGAGACACAGGACAATCTCCCTCTCGTCCAGGCCGACTACACGCAGATTGCCCTGGTGCTGACCAATTTGATGGAAAACGCGATCAAGTATACTCCGAGCGGCAGTCCGATCCAGGTGACAATGCGCGCCGAGAACGACCGTACGAATTCGGGACAAGACGGCGTCCTTGTGACCGTCCGAGACTTCGGCCATGGGTTTGCGCTGGGCGATGAAGAACGCCTCTTTGACCGTTTCTATCGCGGAGCCAAACACCAGGGCGGCGCCGTCCACGGCACGGGGCTCGGCCTCGCGCTCTGCCAGGCGGTCATCCGCGCCCATGGCGGACGCATCTGGGCCGCGAACGCGCCCCCGGGCGAGCCAGACGGCGCGATCTTCTCATTTTTCTTGCCGAAGGGATAA
- a CDS encoding response regulator transcription factor, whose translation MSRNTDKATILVVDDEPEILRAVRAGLLAQGYDVQSAMNGEDALRSASAAAPDLVILDVMLPGDIDGLEVCRRIREWSDVPILMLSALGQERQKVAALDMGADDYLTKPFGMDELTARVRAALRRRRAAAPTPEPANFAWGDVTLDYARRLVTKSGTEVKLTPLEYDILRFLTQNADRVVTHRQLLSNVWGAEYAEDTQLLRVHVGHLRRKVEDTPGRPRMIVTDPGVGYHIRTAD comes from the coding sequence TTGTCCAGAAACACCGACAAGGCGACCATTCTCGTCGTCGACGATGAACCGGAGATCCTGCGCGCCGTCCGCGCGGGGCTGCTCGCGCAGGGCTACGACGTCCAATCCGCCATGAACGGCGAGGATGCCCTGCGCTCCGCCTCCGCCGCCGCGCCCGATCTGGTCATTCTCGACGTCATGCTCCCCGGCGACATCGACGGCCTCGAAGTCTGCCGCCGCATCCGCGAGTGGAGCGATGTCCCGATCCTCATGCTCTCCGCCCTCGGCCAGGAGCGCCAGAAAGTCGCCGCCTTAGACATGGGCGCCGACGACTACCTCACCAAACCCTTCGGCATGGACGAACTCACCGCCCGCGTCCGCGCCGCCCTCCGCCGCCGGCGCGCCGCCGCCCCCACCCCCGAACCCGCCAACTTCGCCTGGGGCGACGTCACCCTCGACTACGCCCGCCGTCTCGTCACCAAGTCTGGAACCGAAGTCAAACTCACCCCCCTCGAATACGACATCCTTCGATTCCTCACCCAGAACGCCGACCGCGTCGTCACCCACCGCCAATTGCTCTCCAACGTCTGGGGCGCCGAGTACGCCGAAGACACCCAGCTCCTCCGCGTCCACGTCGGCCATCTGCGCCGCAAGGTCGAGGACACGCCCGGCCGGCCGCGTATGATCGTGACCGATCCGGGGGTAGGATATCATATCAGAACAGCCGATTGA
- a CDS encoding DUF1810 domain-containing protein: MSSFDENEDPFNLGRFTVAQESVYDDALSELKQGRKRTHWMWYIFPQIAGLGYSATSKQYAIHGLEEARAYLDHPELGENLRECAEAVLAVEDRSASQIFGSPDDVKLQSSMTLFAQADGPDSVFTRVLEKYFGGQTDSETLRRL; encoded by the coding sequence ATGAGCAGTTTCGATGAGAATGAGGACCCGTTTAATTTGGGCCGGTTTACCGTCGCGCAGGAGTCAGTCTACGATGACGCGCTTTCCGAGCTGAAACAGGGCCGCAAGCGAACGCACTGGATGTGGTACATCTTCCCGCAGATTGCGGGACTGGGATACAGCGCCACGTCCAAGCAATACGCGATCCATGGCCTGGAGGAAGCGCGGGCCTACCTCGACCACCCCGAGCTGGGCGAAAATCTGCGCGAGTGCGCGGAAGCGGTGCTGGCCGTCGAAGACCGGTCGGCGTCGCAGATCTTCGGCTCACCCGATGACGTCAAGCTCCAGTCGTCGATGACCTTGTTCGCGCAGGCCGATGGCCCCGATTCGGTGTTTACCCGCGTGCTGGAGAAGTACTTCGGCGGACAGACGGACAGCGAGACGCTCCGGCGGCTGTAG
- a CDS encoding Na-translocating system protein MpsC family protein: MTRRKQWLELESAFRLTEFVKREFGLTPGEAHAELCGDDLKVHLTRALTPIGLIISQDAQGAEALRCVYSVLYKANRSAMESIVGRIAGAPARCRQMDIDLESANVTLCFQVDAVSSVHRE; the protein is encoded by the coding sequence ATGACACGCCGCAAGCAATGGCTGGAGCTGGAAAGCGCGTTTCGATTGACGGAGTTCGTGAAACGGGAGTTCGGGCTGACGCCGGGCGAAGCGCACGCAGAGCTTTGCGGCGACGATCTCAAGGTCCATCTGACGCGGGCGCTGACGCCGATCGGCTTGATCATTTCTCAGGACGCGCAGGGCGCCGAGGCGCTGCGATGCGTTTATTCCGTTCTCTACAAGGCCAATCGTTCGGCGATGGAATCGATTGTAGGACGCATCGCTGGCGCTCCGGCGCGATGCCGCCAGATGGATATTGATTTGGAGAGCGCCAACGTCACGCTTTGTTTTCAGGTGGACGCCGTTTCCAGCGTTCACCGCGAGTAG
- the kdpF gene encoding K(+)-transporting ATPase subunit F, which yields MLFANCLAGVAAAGLFVYLMYALLRPERF from the coding sequence ATGTTATTTGCAAATTGTTTGGCGGGGGTGGCGGCGGCGGGGTTGTTTGTCTATCTGATGTACGCTCTGCTGCGGCCCGAAAGGTTCTAG